The following coding sequences lie in one Vibrio splendidus genomic window:
- the kduD gene encoding 2-dehydro-3-deoxy-D-gluconate 5-dehydrogenase KduD: protein MLESFNLEGKVAIVTGCNTGLGQGIAMGLAEAGCKVVGVNRTEPKETIEVMNAAGHTFLDVRADLLKQECIPGIIEKALTEFGQIDILVNNAGIIRREDAIEFSERNWDDVMNINTKTVFFMSQSVAKQFKAQGTGGKIINIASMLSFQGGIRVPSYTASKSAVMGITRAMANEWARDNINVNAIAPGYMETNNTQALREDADRNQAILERIPAERWGTPKDVAGPCVFLASSASDYINGYTIAVDGGWLAR, encoded by the coding sequence ATGCTAGAGTCATTCAATCTGGAAGGAAAAGTAGCGATAGTGACTGGTTGTAATACTGGCCTTGGACAAGGTATTGCAATGGGTTTAGCTGAAGCTGGTTGTAAGGTTGTTGGCGTTAATCGTACTGAGCCTAAAGAGACGATTGAGGTAATGAATGCCGCAGGTCACACGTTTTTAGATGTACGTGCCGACCTTCTAAAGCAAGAGTGCATTCCAGGCATTATAGAGAAAGCTTTGACTGAGTTTGGTCAGATCGACATCCTTGTGAACAATGCTGGAATCATCCGCCGTGAAGACGCCATTGAGTTCTCAGAGCGAAACTGGGATGACGTAATGAACATCAATACCAAGACTGTTTTCTTTATGTCTCAGTCTGTTGCGAAGCAGTTTAAGGCGCAAGGTACTGGCGGTAAAATCATTAATATTGCATCGATGCTCTCGTTCCAAGGTGGTATTCGTGTGCCTTCTTACACTGCATCTAAGAGTGCAGTGATGGGGATTACCCGTGCGATGGCGAACGAATGGGCTCGCGACAATATCAATGTAAATGCGATTGCCCCTGGTTATATGGAAACGAACAATACTCAAGCATTGCGCGAAGATGCAGACCGCAATCAAGCGATTCTTGAACGTATTCCTGCCGAACGCTGGGGTACACCGAAAGATGTGGCTGGCCCATGTGTGTTCTTAGCATCGTCAGCATCGGATTACATCAACGGCTACACCATTGCTGTCGATGGTGGTTGGTTAGCACGTTAA
- a CDS encoding phytanoyl-CoA dioxygenase family protein: MVENSQQLSDRYNEHGYFVIRNYFDEAQIASLRKVVLKFHESWKADNEEFYKEEAFNSSLITGSEYLPADDRSVLFDFISSKQVMGVVDAVIPNKPAFMNTQLFFNPVNPQQKDFWHRDCQYDYDVDDQMKVIMETQVLHLRVPIFDEPGMELIPGTHKRWDNEEEYNVRQEENGKVSSDDISGGKQIPLAAGDLLVFSADMIHRGRYGLDRLALDILIFDSAADYVDYVDDDCLPTPAMLSNITDPRLFMNTLHLKSMQYS, translated from the coding sequence GTGGTAGAAAACAGCCAACAATTAAGTGACCGTTACAACGAACATGGTTACTTTGTTATCAGAAATTATTTCGATGAAGCTCAAATTGCATCGCTTAGAAAAGTCGTGCTGAAATTCCATGAATCATGGAAAGCAGACAACGAAGAATTCTATAAAGAAGAAGCATTTAACTCGTCTTTAATTACCGGAAGCGAATATTTGCCTGCCGATGATAGAAGCGTGCTTTTTGACTTCATCAGCTCAAAACAAGTGATGGGCGTTGTTGATGCAGTGATTCCGAACAAACCGGCATTCATGAATACGCAGCTGTTCTTCAACCCTGTGAACCCGCAACAAAAAGACTTCTGGCATCGTGACTGTCAATACGACTACGACGTTGATGACCAGATGAAAGTCATCATGGAAACCCAAGTATTGCACCTGCGAGTCCCTATTTTTGACGAGCCCGGTATGGAGCTTATCCCCGGCACACACAAGCGTTGGGACAACGAAGAAGAATACAATGTTCGCCAAGAAGAAAACGGCAAAGTGAGCAGTGATGATATATCTGGCGGTAAGCAGATACCGTTAGCCGCCGGTGACTTATTGGTGTTTTCAGCGGATATGATTCACCGAGGCCGCTATGGCTTGGATCGTTTGGCTTTGGATATTTTGATCTTTGACTCGGCGGCAGACTATGTCGACTACGTTGATGACGATTGTCTGCCAACGCCAGCCATGCTGAGCAATATTACCGACCCAAGATTGTTTATGAACACGCTACACTTAAAATCAATGCAGTACTCATAA
- a CDS encoding LysR family transcriptional regulator, with product MIISNRFKRLDLNLLKVLKVLIEVKNTRKASELLFTSQPSISRSLQKLRDYFDDELFIRSQHGLEPTAKLLEIKQTLMPVLLQLEQVLEPESEFDVAQFDGTVNIAINGFIANSISAKLINILLAQAPKVKVNIVDWGVNTSDLMTSGEIDLGINYYPLELSKQVYQKRIASDDFVLICRSGHPLADSLLPQDQEEPLQLASLVVSDWNENIALAPNVLADVGINTEVKIRSTYLHSLLSIVKQSDVLFPCSKLLANSLSDEFSFVKFPHIPNMPNSDIGMTIGRKHRNQSKIRWLESCIEEVFTR from the coding sequence ATGATAATAAGTAACCGCTTTAAGCGCTTAGACCTCAACTTACTTAAAGTATTGAAGGTGTTGATCGAGGTGAAAAACACTCGAAAGGCGTCAGAACTCCTGTTTACGAGCCAACCCTCAATCAGTCGTTCATTACAAAAGCTACGCGACTACTTTGACGATGAGTTATTTATACGCTCACAACATGGTTTAGAGCCGACCGCTAAATTACTTGAAATTAAACAAACCTTGATGCCAGTGTTACTACAATTAGAACAAGTGCTTGAACCAGAATCTGAGTTTGATGTCGCTCAATTTGATGGCACCGTGAACATTGCTATCAATGGATTCATTGCCAATAGCATCTCGGCGAAGCTGATTAATATTCTGTTAGCACAAGCCCCGAAGGTGAAAGTGAACATCGTCGATTGGGGAGTAAATACATCGGACTTGATGACCTCTGGTGAAATCGACTTAGGAATCAATTACTACCCATTAGAATTATCTAAGCAGGTATACCAAAAACGAATCGCGAGTGATGACTTTGTCTTGATCTGCCGATCTGGGCATCCGCTTGCTGACTCATTATTACCACAAGATCAGGAAGAGCCGCTTCAATTAGCAAGCTTAGTCGTGAGTGATTGGAACGAGAATATTGCACTTGCCCCTAACGTGCTAGCGGACGTTGGAATCAATACTGAAGTGAAAATACGATCGACCTATCTACACAGTTTATTGTCAATCGTAAAACAGAGTGATGTGTTGTTCCCTTGCTCTAAATTACTAGCGAACTCACTATCTGATGAGTTTTCATTTGTGAAATTCCCTCACATACCCAACATGCCGAACAGTGATATTGGCATGACCATTGGACGTAAGCACCGTAACCAATCCAAAATACGCTGGCTTGAATCGTGTATTGAAGAAGTGTTCACAAGATAA
- a CDS encoding DUF1214 domain-containing protein, whose translation MNMISKAFVGSFTCPLRSAAMLVSVTALFSAAAIAGNDDATETIQTRAGDFTFETDFLHGIPTQASSEKLFELMDYQRASQAYIWSVPLVSNYAWKKAYADMGAEDGQITYVESHESKLGGLTYNTSTPYAITWFNVEKEPVVIEIPTDELRGAVHTMWQIGISQMTEPGVYVVKAKGSETPSNLPKGAKVFESDTNNVFFGVRLMAKSEQQRMKDLEALKITDLSGKLLSNKGVNFPERGEDAKHPRGMAFWETLNEAIQSEPVAERDRMMHDMLRPLGIEKGKAFTPSAQQREILEQAVVMGEAMVKNIDFNKTERLPHAAYGNEGNSWEIATASTPNQDRDYGMDLDGRAAWFYEAVTNDIAMHGFENGGWGQIYLDNYRDDNGNGLNGSNHYTLTLDGDVNFADLFWTITVYNVENRAIIDNQIERADVGSNIEGTVKDTQGNYTFHFSPTKPNGVNEANWVQTREDENWFVYFRAYSPSKAFVEQQSETLLPNFKRVD comes from the coding sequence ATGAATATGATATCTAAAGCCTTTGTCGGAAGTTTCACTTGCCCATTACGATCTGCTGCCATGCTCGTTTCTGTAACGGCTTTATTTTCAGCAGCGGCGATAGCCGGAAACGATGATGCAACAGAAACGATCCAGACGCGTGCAGGTGACTTTACTTTCGAAACCGACTTTCTTCACGGCATTCCAACACAAGCAAGCTCAGAGAAGCTATTTGAATTAATGGATTATCAACGCGCGTCACAAGCGTACATTTGGTCGGTACCTTTAGTCTCGAACTACGCGTGGAAAAAAGCGTATGCAGATATGGGAGCAGAAGATGGCCAAATCACCTACGTTGAGTCTCATGAATCCAAGCTGGGCGGCTTAACTTACAATACCTCTACGCCTTATGCGATTACCTGGTTTAACGTAGAGAAAGAACCAGTAGTGATTGAGATCCCGACGGATGAGTTGCGTGGCGCAGTACACACCATGTGGCAAATTGGCATTTCTCAGATGACAGAACCGGGTGTCTATGTTGTAAAAGCGAAAGGTTCTGAAACGCCGAGCAACCTTCCAAAGGGTGCGAAGGTATTTGAGTCTGACACAAACAATGTTTTCTTCGGTGTTCGCTTAATGGCTAAGTCAGAACAACAACGTATGAAAGATTTAGAAGCGCTAAAAATCACAGACCTCAGTGGCAAACTACTTAGCAATAAAGGTGTGAACTTCCCTGAACGTGGCGAAGATGCCAAACACCCGCGTGGTATGGCATTTTGGGAAACGCTAAATGAAGCAATCCAATCTGAGCCAGTAGCAGAGCGCGATCGTATGATGCACGACATGCTGCGCCCATTAGGCATTGAGAAAGGTAAAGCGTTTACGCCATCAGCTCAACAACGTGAGATTTTAGAGCAAGCTGTCGTCATGGGTGAAGCTATGGTTAAGAACATCGACTTCAACAAAACGGAACGCTTGCCACACGCAGCTTACGGTAATGAAGGAAATTCGTGGGAAATAGCAACCGCTTCGACTCCGAACCAAGATCGTGACTACGGTATGGATCTCGATGGACGTGCGGCTTGGTTTTATGAAGCGGTGACCAACGATATTGCGATGCACGGTTTTGAAAACGGCGGTTGGGGTCAGATCTATCTAGACAATTACCGTGACGACAATGGCAACGGACTTAATGGCAGCAATCACTACACTTTGACACTGGATGGGGATGTAAATTTTGCCGATTTGTTCTGGACAATTACCGTCTACAACGTCGAAAACCGTGCCATCATCGACAATCAGATTGAGCGTGCCGATGTCGGTTCAAACATAGAAGGAACGGTTAAAGATACACAAGGTAACTACACGTTCCACTTCTCACCAACAAAGCCAAATGGTGTAAATGAAGCGAACTGGGTTCAAACCCGAGAAGATGAAAACTGGTTTGTTTACTTCCGCGCATATTCACCAAGCAAAGCGTTTGTAGAGCAGCAGTCTGAAACCTTACTGCCTAACTTTAAGCGTGTGGACTGA
- a CDS encoding DMT family transporter, with product MSFSWIAFTLLAAFSQSWRNAFQSKLAGTMSVAGVTLARFIWAGPIALIYLCALYQWQPVAIPNFSGEFGFYIVAAAIMQILATGLMVMLFKLENYAIGAGLAKCEAPVSAVLSVLFFGTALTLTGWVGVLIGTLGVLIMSSSSGWRSLSPKVFLLGMACSTAFALTSLWVREASLNIGLPFPHSAAWVLFLVITLQTCIICTYLFFRERDTLRQIFKKSKLVVMTSLASVIGSLGWFSAMSLQAVPYVKTLGQVEVIFMVLISYFWLGQSIARKDIVALILLSIAAVLVMWQ from the coding sequence ATGTCTTTTAGTTGGATAGCTTTTACTCTTCTCGCAGCCTTCAGCCAATCTTGGCGTAATGCATTTCAAAGTAAACTAGCTGGCACCATGAGTGTGGCAGGTGTGACACTGGCTCGCTTTATTTGGGCTGGCCCAATCGCACTTATTTATCTTTGTGCACTCTATCAATGGCAGCCAGTTGCTATTCCTAACTTTTCCGGCGAGTTTGGTTTTTACATCGTTGCAGCAGCGATCATGCAGATCCTCGCGACGGGTTTAATGGTGATGTTATTTAAGCTCGAAAACTATGCGATAGGAGCAGGCTTAGCCAAGTGTGAAGCCCCCGTATCTGCTGTGTTATCCGTATTGTTTTTTGGTACTGCTTTGACACTAACAGGTTGGGTCGGCGTGCTTATTGGCACGTTAGGCGTACTAATCATGAGTAGTTCTTCGGGTTGGCGAAGCTTGTCTCCGAAAGTATTTTTGTTAGGTATGGCGTGTAGTACCGCATTTGCTTTAACGTCTCTTTGGGTACGTGAGGCCAGCTTGAACATAGGGCTTCCCTTCCCTCATAGCGCTGCTTGGGTACTGTTTCTGGTGATAACTCTTCAGACATGCATTATCTGTACGTATCTCTTTTTCAGAGAGCGAGACACGCTGCGCCAGATATTCAAGAAATCTAAACTGGTGGTGATGACAAGCCTAGCAAGTGTGATTGGTTCCCTTGGCTGGTTTAGCGCGATGTCACTTCAAGCCGTGCCGTATGTAAAGACACTCGGGCAAGTCGAAGTGATCTTCATGGTGTTGATATCCTATTTCTGGTTAGGGCAAAGCATCGCGCGCAAAGACATTGTTGCGCTCATCTTGCTTTCTATCGCAGCGGTATTGGTTATGTGGCAGTAA
- a CDS encoding MFS transporter, which yields MTLKEILKIPNVRYFLMFRSSYFARFYYPVFTLLYLDYGLTLSQFAMLNVVWAATIVLAEVPSGAFADTLGRKKLVVLSSIVMFVEIAMIAVVPTGDPNLVFIVFLINRILSGLAMALASGADEALAYDTLKEQGNEELWPRVLQIQLRVASTVGIFVTLIGAAMYDVNFMANIFDFLGLAEPESTKDLMRIPVFATLFVAMIAIYAAINMQEEKKILPSGQTKLATSIASLRLTADTGKWVLATPYVFFILLYYSLFEHTSRMFLTMNSQYYLAIDIPIIYFGFIGAGISLLKIILAGQSRRLAESMAPKTFIAVMGLATMATYYWISLGWSIYGVIPALVLIFIIMTMNIFISYHLNKKTESHNRATVLSFKGLMFNLGYGLIGILYAYYYKLVSQGYTEQEIEQNLAFLASLSSFFYYFTLLFVSISALFYFKNKKEPIF from the coding sequence ATGACGCTCAAAGAAATCCTGAAAATCCCCAACGTCCGCTACTTCTTAATGTTTAGAAGCAGTTACTTTGCGCGTTTTTATTACCCTGTATTCACCCTACTCTATTTAGATTACGGCTTAACCCTTTCTCAATTCGCGATGCTTAACGTGGTTTGGGCTGCCACTATCGTACTTGCTGAAGTGCCATCAGGGGCATTCGCCGATACCTTAGGACGTAAGAAACTTGTGGTGCTATCTTCGATTGTGATGTTTGTTGAAATCGCCATGATCGCCGTTGTGCCGACAGGAGATCCTAATCTGGTCTTCATCGTTTTCTTGATTAACCGAATATTAAGTGGCTTAGCAATGGCACTGGCTAGCGGCGCCGACGAGGCATTGGCTTACGACACCTTAAAAGAACAAGGCAATGAAGAGTTGTGGCCGCGAGTGCTGCAAATCCAGCTTCGTGTCGCCTCAACCGTCGGTATCTTTGTCACATTGATTGGTGCGGCGATGTACGACGTGAACTTCATGGCGAACATCTTTGATTTCCTAGGATTAGCAGAGCCAGAAAGCACCAAAGACCTGATGCGTATTCCCGTGTTCGCCACCCTATTTGTCGCGATGATCGCCATTTATGCGGCTATAAACATGCAAGAAGAGAAAAAGATCCTACCAAGCGGTCAAACCAAGTTAGCTACATCTATAGCTAGCCTTAGACTAACTGCCGACACCGGTAAGTGGGTACTCGCTACGCCTTATGTGTTTTTCATATTGCTCTACTACAGCCTGTTCGAACACACATCGCGAATGTTCTTAACCATGAACAGCCAATACTATCTGGCCATTGATATCCCCATCATTTATTTTGGTTTTATTGGCGCGGGGATCAGTTTACTCAAAATCATACTGGCAGGACAAAGCCGCCGATTAGCGGAAAGTATGGCGCCCAAAACGTTTATCGCAGTCATGGGTTTAGCCACCATGGCGACTTATTATTGGATCAGTTTGGGGTGGTCAATCTACGGGGTCATTCCTGCACTGGTGTTAATATTTATTATCATGACGATGAACATTTTCATTAGTTACCACCTAAACAAAAAGACCGAATCGCACAACCGAGCCACTGTTCTTAGCTTTAAAGGCCTGATGTTTAATCTCGGATACGGTTTGATCGGTATTTTGTACGCTTACTACTACAAGTTGGTATCTCAGGGCTACACCGAACAAGAGATAGAGCAGAACCTCGCTTTCTTGGCTTCATTGTCTTCGTTCTTCTATTACTTCACGTTGTTGTTCGTTTCGATCAGCGCGTTGTTCTATTTCAAAAACAAGAAAGAGCCTATCTTTTGA
- a CDS encoding LysR family transcriptional regulator, which translates to MKLNNVDLNLLKVFVVVYQEKSLRKAGEKLFVSTPAVSQSIKKLKESLGEELFVLSYKQFLPTPYSDDLYRRVFPLLDGLVTAIEEGKQFAPADLNEDFKIEANPHILPWLTPALFHQLSMVSPLSRLISHTSSQNSLERLRSDDVDFVIHFEAESLPAEIIAVPLVTLKFVLAVRADHPFKASIATIDDLLSFPFAHVDLAYFDQNKHSRLEEEVLSQGKSINMALRTTSIVGLIETIKHSNIIAPCMPPVIEQHKGVLRSIVIEGLEEGAEEMEVFAYLHKKNQHSSKYKWLLDLIETAMVDANHS; encoded by the coding sequence ATGAAACTGAACAATGTCGATTTGAACTTACTGAAAGTTTTTGTGGTGGTGTATCAGGAAAAGAGCTTGCGCAAAGCCGGCGAAAAACTGTTTGTTTCGACACCCGCGGTAAGCCAAAGCATCAAAAAGCTCAAGGAATCGTTAGGTGAAGAGCTGTTTGTTTTGTCTTATAAGCAGTTTCTACCAACGCCTTATTCCGATGATTTGTATCGACGTGTTTTTCCACTACTGGACGGATTAGTCACGGCGATAGAGGAGGGCAAGCAGTTTGCTCCTGCCGATCTAAACGAAGATTTTAAGATAGAGGCGAACCCTCATATTTTGCCTTGGTTAACACCAGCCCTCTTCCATCAACTCTCAATGGTAAGTCCGCTTTCTAGGCTGATAAGCCATACTAGTTCCCAAAACTCGTTAGAAAGACTTCGAAGTGACGACGTTGATTTTGTTATTCATTTTGAAGCGGAGAGTTTGCCTGCCGAGATCATTGCCGTGCCTCTCGTGACCTTAAAGTTTGTATTGGCGGTAAGGGCTGATCACCCTTTCAAGGCGTCTATCGCTACAATTGATGATTTGTTGTCCTTTCCATTCGCTCATGTTGACCTCGCTTATTTCGACCAAAACAAGCACTCGCGATTGGAAGAAGAAGTTTTAAGCCAAGGCAAGTCGATCAATATGGCGCTTCGAACCACGTCAATTGTTGGACTCATCGAAACGATCAAGCACTCCAACATTATTGCCCCTTGTATGCCTCCAGTGATTGAACAACATAAGGGAGTATTGCGCTCAATCGTGATTGAAGGATTAGAGGAGGGGGCTGAGGAAATGGAAGTATTCGCCTATCTTCACAAGAAAAACCAACATTCCTCAAAATACAAATGGCTACTGGATTTGATTGAAACTGCGATGGTGGATGCTAATCACTCGTAA
- a CDS encoding LysR family transcriptional regulator, which produces MKLSNVDLNLLKVFVVVYQEQSLRKASEKLFVSTSAVSQSIKKLKESLGEELFVLSNKQFLPTPYSDQLYQRISPLLDGLFTAIAEGKRFNPAGLEDTFHIEANPHILSWLTPALYQQVSNESPKATLVTHTISQHSLEKLQHGTVDFVVHFGTNELPSEIIAVPLGNLKFVLAARMAHPFKGTKAKVEELVCYPFAHIDLAYFDKSKKSRIEEEALLRGTSLKMSLRTTSVVGLIDTVKQSNVLAPCMVPVIEQHRHDIRAITVEGLGGIDDIEVFAYIHKRNQHSAKYKWLLDLIEVAMFEKDNE; this is translated from the coding sequence ATGAAATTAAGTAATGTTGATTTAAACCTATTGAAAGTGTTTGTGGTGGTTTATCAAGAGCAAAGCTTACGTAAAGCGAGTGAGAAGTTGTTTGTTTCAACGTCGGCGGTAAGTCAAAGTATCAAGAAGTTGAAAGAGTCCCTGGGAGAAGAGTTGTTTGTTTTATCCAACAAGCAATTCCTACCAACTCCTTATTCAGACCAACTTTATCAACGTATTTCCCCTTTACTTGATGGGCTATTCACTGCGATTGCAGAAGGTAAACGATTTAACCCTGCTGGGTTAGAAGATACGTTTCACATTGAAGCCAACCCACACATCTTGTCTTGGTTGACTCCGGCGCTCTACCAACAGGTATCTAATGAGAGCCCAAAAGCAACGCTAGTGACTCACACTATCTCTCAGCATTCATTGGAAAAACTTCAGCACGGCACAGTCGATTTTGTGGTTCATTTTGGTACTAATGAGCTCCCCTCTGAAATCATCGCAGTGCCTTTGGGTAACCTGAAATTTGTGCTTGCTGCAAGAATGGCTCATCCATTTAAAGGCACTAAAGCGAAAGTGGAAGAACTAGTCTGTTACCCTTTCGCTCACATTGATTTGGCGTACTTTGATAAGAGTAAAAAGTCGCGCATCGAAGAAGAAGCGCTTCTGCGGGGAACCTCCTTAAAAATGAGCCTTAGGACAACGTCTGTTGTTGGACTTATAGACACAGTTAAGCAAAGTAACGTACTCGCACCCTGTATGGTCCCTGTAATTGAACAGCATCGTCATGATATTCGTGCTATTACAGTTGAAGGTTTAGGTGGGATTGATGATATTGAGGTGTTTGCTTATATCCACAAAAGAAATCAGCATTCAGCAAAATATAAGTGGTTACTCGATTTGATTGAGGTTGCGATGTTTGAAAAAGATAACGAATGA
- a CDS encoding GGDEF domain-containing protein, with protein MDGFSLDMRTLNFIIILFSFIYCIGLLLFQFTQQPIKGLSIFSISIFVIGTGPLMLSLRGEFPDWVTVIGANMIIALGFHLALYSLCLFREYSLKCTYLSSLMMLALLPCFIYFTYYEPSIKARIILISLYLAFVTFCTAFAVLKGRRDDLTLGIRMMAMSFTIYGGFMVFRVMVTLFSAELQDFMAATLIHQLAFLVSIVLIVSMSFTMLWLINARLLSSIHELSYSDPLTVLGNRRALDEMVPVIMKQAGTTPVSAIMMDIDNFKSINDQHGHIVGDLVIKSFAEMVQGAIKTSPKASAFRFGGDEIMILLPNFNFLQAQAIACKLRLSISEVSAVQEHEMFLTSSFGVAQLHPHESWNGFISRADKALYQAKTNGRNMTSICPSHINQLATA; from the coding sequence ATGGATGGTTTTTCGCTGGATATGAGAACACTTAATTTCATTATTATTTTGTTCTCTTTCATTTACTGTATTGGCTTATTGTTATTTCAATTCACTCAACAGCCGATTAAAGGGCTTTCAATCTTTTCCATTTCAATATTTGTTATCGGAACAGGGCCGTTGATGTTGAGCCTAAGAGGGGAATTCCCTGATTGGGTCACCGTTATTGGTGCCAATATGATCATTGCGCTTGGTTTTCATCTCGCCTTGTATAGCTTATGTCTGTTTCGAGAATATTCTCTCAAATGCACCTACCTCAGTAGTCTAATGATGTTGGCTCTTTTGCCATGTTTTATTTACTTCACGTACTATGAGCCTTCCATCAAGGCTCGAATTATCCTCATTAGTTTATATCTGGCTTTTGTGACTTTTTGCACTGCCTTTGCGGTATTAAAGGGCCGGCGTGATGACTTGACCCTAGGTATTCGGATGATGGCCATGTCATTTACGATATATGGCGGGTTTATGGTTTTCCGAGTAATGGTGACGTTGTTTTCAGCTGAGCTTCAGGATTTCATGGCGGCCACTCTCATTCATCAACTTGCCTTTTTAGTGAGCATCGTTCTTATCGTGTCGATGAGCTTTACAATGCTTTGGCTGATTAATGCAAGGTTGCTTAGTTCTATTCACGAGCTGTCCTACAGCGATCCCTTAACGGTACTGGGAAACCGCAGAGCATTAGATGAAATGGTACCAGTCATCATGAAGCAGGCGGGTACTACGCCTGTCAGTGCCATTATGATGGATATTGATAATTTTAAGTCGATCAATGATCAACACGGGCACATTGTGGGTGATCTCGTCATCAAGTCTTTTGCTGAAATGGTTCAAGGTGCGATAAAAACATCGCCCAAAGCCAGTGCGTTTCGTTTTGGTGGAGACGAGATAATGATTTTATTGCCCAATTTTAATTTTCTCCAAGCACAGGCTATTGCCTGCAAGCTGCGATTATCTATTTCAGAGGTATCAGCAGTACAAGAACATGAGATGTTTCTGACATCGAGTTTTGGTGTTGCTCAGCTTCACCCGCATGAGAGTTGGAATGGGTTTATTAGCCGAGCCGACAAAGCGTTATATCAAGCGAAGACAAACGGTCGCAATATGACTTCAATTTGTCCTAGTCATATTAATCAACTCGCTACTGCTTGA
- a CDS encoding RpiB/LacA/LacB family sugar-phosphate isomerase, whose product MKIALMMENSQAGKNAMVSAELESVAGGLGHDVFNLGMTDENDHHLTYIHLGIMASILINSKAVDFIVTGCGTGQGALMSLNLHPGVVCGYCLEPSDAFLFNQINNGNAIALAFAKGFGWAGELNIRYIFEKAFTGERGQGYPLERAEPQQRNAVLLNEVKAAVVKDNFIDSLRAIDQELVKTAVGSERFQQCFFDNCQNQDIADYVRSVLD is encoded by the coding sequence ATGAAAATCGCACTAATGATGGAAAACAGCCAAGCAGGTAAGAATGCAATGGTTTCTGCTGAACTAGAGTCAGTAGCTGGTGGCCTTGGCCATGATGTGTTCAATTTAGGTATGACAGACGAGAACGACCATCATTTAACGTATATCCACTTAGGCATCATGGCGAGTATTCTTATCAACTCAAAAGCTGTTGATTTCATTGTGACTGGGTGTGGAACTGGTCAAGGTGCTTTGATGTCACTGAACCTACATCCGGGTGTGGTTTGTGGCTACTGTTTAGAGCCATCAGATGCGTTCTTGTTTAATCAAATCAATAACGGCAATGCTATTGCGCTTGCGTTTGCAAAAGGCTTTGGCTGGGCTGGTGAACTCAACATTCGTTATATCTTTGAAAAAGCGTTCACTGGCGAGCGTGGTCAAGGTTACCCACTAGAACGAGCAGAGCCGCAGCAGCGTAATGCTGTGCTTTTAAATGAGGTGAAAGCGGCGGTAGTGAAAGATAACTTTATTGACTCGCTAAGAGCGATCGATCAAGAGTTAGTGAAGACAGCGGTTGGCAGCGAGCGTTTCCAGCAATGTTTCTTTGATAACTGCCAAAACCAAGACATTGCTGATTATGTTCGTTCGGTTTTAGATTAA